The Globicephala melas chromosome X, mGloMel1.2, whole genome shotgun sequence genome window below encodes:
- the POU3F4 gene encoding POU domain, class 3, transcription factor 4 gives MATAASNPYSILSSSSMVHADSAGMQQGSPFRNPQKLLQSDYLQGVPSNGHPLGHHWVTSLSDGGPWSSTLATSPLEQQDVKPGREDLQLGAIIHHRSPHVAHHSPHTNHPNAWGASPAPNPSITSSSQPLNVYSQPGFTVSGMLEHGGLTPPPASASTQSLHPVLREPPDHGDLGSHHCQDHSDEETPTSDELEQFAKQFKQRRIKLGFTQADVGLALGTLYGNVFSQTTICRFEALQLSFKNMCKLKPLLNKWLEEADSSTGSPTSIDKIAAQGRKRKKRTSIEVSVKGVLETHFLKCPKPAAQEISSLADSLQLEKEVVRVWFCNRRQKEKRMTPPGDQQPHEVYSHTHTVKTDTSCHDL, from the coding sequence ATGGCCACAGCTGCCTCGAATCCCTACAGCATTCTCAGTTCCAGCTCTATGGTCCATGCGGACTCTGCGGGAATGCAGCAGGGGAGTCCTTTCCGAAACCCTCAGAAACTTCTCCAAAGTGATTACTTGCAGGGAGTTCCTAGCAATGGGCACCCCCTCGGGCATCACTGGGTGACCAGTCTGAGCGATGGAGGCCCATGGTCTTCCACACTGGCCACCAGCCCCCTGGAACAGCAAGACGTGAAGCCTGGGCGCGAAGACCTACAGTTGGGCGCAATCATCCATCACCGCTCTCCGCACGTCGCCCACCACTCTCCGCACACTAACCACCCGAATGCTTGGGGGGCGAGCCCGGCTCCGAATCCGTCCATCACGTCGAGCAGCCAACCCCTTAACGTGTACTCGCAGCCGGGCTTCACGGTGAGTGGCATGCTTGAGCACGGCGGGCTCACTCCACCGCCGGCCTCTGCCTCCACGCAGAGCTTACACCCAGTGCTCCGGGAGCCCCCAGACCACGGCGACCTAGGTTCGCACCACTGCCAGGACCACTCGGACGAGGAGACACCAACCTCGGATGAGTTGGAACAGTTCGCCAAACAGTTCAAACAAAGAAGAATCAAGTTGGGCTTCACGCAGGCTGACGTGGGGCTGGCGCTGGGCACACTGTACGGCAACGTGTTCTCTCAGACCACCATCTGCAGGTTCGAGGCCTTACAACTGAGCTTCAAGAACATGTGCAAGCTGAAGCCGCTGCTGAACAAGTGGCTGGAGGAGGCTGATTCGTCCACAGGGAGTCCGACCAGCATTGACAAGATCGCGGCGCAGGGCCGCAAGCGCAAGAAGCGAACCTCTATCGAGGTGAGTGTCAAGGGCGTACTGGAGACGCATTTCCTCAAGTGTCCCAAGCCTGCCGCGCAGGAGATTTCCTCGCTGGCAGACAGCCTCCAGTTGGAGAAAGAAGTGGTGCGTGTCTGGTTCTGTAAtcgaagacagaaagagaaaagaatgactcCACCAGGGGATCAGCAGCCACATGAGGTTTATTCGCACACGCACACGGTGAAAACAGACACGTCCTGCCACGATCTCTGA